A single Gossypium arboreum isolate Shixiya-1 unplaced genomic scaffold, ASM2569848v2 Contig00314, whole genome shotgun sequence DNA region contains:
- the LOC128288890 gene encoding photosystem II protein D1, whose product MTAILERRESESLWGRFCNWITSTENRLYIGWFGVLMIPTLLTATSVFIIAFIAAPPVDIDGIREPVSGSLLYGNNIISGAIIPTSAAIGLHFYPIWEAASVDEWLYNGGPYELIVLHFLLGVACYMGREWELSFRLGMRPWIAVAYSAPVAAATAVFLIYPIGQGSFSDGMPLGISGTFNFMIVFQAEHNILMHPFHMLGVAGVFGGSLFSAMHGSLVTSSLIRETTENESANEGYRFGQEEETYNIVAAHGYFGRLIFQYASFNNSRSLHFFLAAWPVVGIWFTALGISTMAFNLNGFNFNQSVVDSQGRVINTWADIINRANLGMEVMHERNAHNFPLDLAAIEAPSTNG is encoded by the coding sequence ATGACTGCAATTTTAGAGAGACGCGAAAGCGAAAGCCTATGGGGTCGCTTCTGTAACTGGATAACTAGCACTGAAAACCGTCTTTACATCGGATGGTTTGGTGTTTTGATGATCCCTACCTTATTGACCGCAACTTCTGTATTTATTATCGCCTTCATTGCTGCTCCTCCAGTAGATATTGATGGTATTCGTGAACCTGTTTCTGGATCTCTACTTTACGGAAACAATATTATTTCTGGTGCCATTATTCCTACTTCTGCAGCTATAGGTTTGCACTTTTACCCGATCTGGGAAGCGGCATCTGTTGATGAATGGTTATACAATGGCGGTCCTTATGAGTTAATTGTTTTACACTTCTTACTTGGTGTAGCTTGTTACATGGGTCGTGAGTGGGAACTTAGTTTCCGTCTGGGTATGCGCCCTTGGATCGCTGTTGCATATTCAGCTCCTGTTGCAGCTGCTACCGCTGTTTTCTTGATCTATCCAATTGGTCAAGGAAGTTTTTCTGATGGTATGCCCCTAGGAATCTCTGGTACTTTCAACTTCATGATTGTATTCCAGGCTGAACACAACATCCTTATGCATCCGTTTCACATGTTAGGCGTAGCTGGTGTATTCGGCGGCTCCCTATTCAGTGCTATGCATGGTTCCTTGGTAACCTCTAGTTTGATCAGGGAAACCACAGAAAATGAATCTGCTAATGAAGGTTACAGATTCGGTCAAGAGGAAGAAACTTATAATATCGTAGCTGCTCATGGTTATTTTGGCCGATTGATCTTCCAATATGCTAGTTTCAACAATTCTCGTTCTTTACATTTCTTCTTAGCTGCTTGGCCTGTAGTAGGTATCTGGTTCACCGCTTTAGGTATTAGCACTATGGCTTTCAACCTAAACGGTTTCAATTTTAACCAATCCGTAGTTGATAGTCAAGGTCGTGTAATTAATACCTGGGCTGATATTATTAACCGTGCTAACCTTGGTATGGAAGTTATGCATGAACGTAATGCTCATAACTTCCCTCTAGACCTAGCTGCTATTGAAGCTCCATCTACAAATGGATAA